The Lycium barbarum isolate Lr01 chromosome 10, ASM1917538v2, whole genome shotgun sequence genome includes a region encoding these proteins:
- the LOC132613036 gene encoding uncharacterized protein LOC132613036, producing the protein MKDEHAYCSHVEAEPDGKPWYNDIKLYLEKREYPQGIASNQKKTILRMANGFFLNKEIPYKRMPDLGLLQCVDTAEATKLLEEIHAGTCGPHMNGFGLAKKIIQAGYYWITMESYCCQFV; encoded by the coding sequence ATGAAAGACGAGCACGCTTATTGTTCTCATGTGGAGGCAGAGCCAGATGGCAAACCATGGTATAACGACatcaagttgtatttggagaaGAGGGAGTATCCCCAAGGCATCGCGAGTAATCAAAAGAAAACCATCCTAAGAATGGCCAATGgtttcttcctgaacaaagaaATACCGTATAAGCGGATGCCGGATTTGGGTTTGCTCCAATGTGTAGATACTGCTGAAGCCACAAAGCTATTAGAAGAAATACACGCTGGGacttgtgggcctcatatgaatggttttGGGCTGGCCAAGAAAATCATTCAGGCAGGATATTACTGGATAACGATGGAAAGCTATTGTTGCCAATTTGTATAA